Proteins encoded in a region of the Larimichthys crocea isolate SSNF chromosome XVI, L_crocea_2.0, whole genome shotgun sequence genome:
- the trim65 gene encoding tripartite motif-containing protein 65 isoform X2, with amino-acid sequence MASSGKLHVTGPSAHTDAVHECVCRSEWTALSSEMESQNPNLTCIICFERFRVPVTIPCGHTFCQKCIATYWDTKSKADIGPHCPICKEEFTTRPTLKRNVSMSVLTEATNSTGASCRESLMRGGEGARAMLLCDRHKKPLVYYCKQDRMSVCCECGISECESHEKVMLEAERENQELQLQRKSKEVGKLMEETEKDIKDLAENISQAKVTLQQTSTWVNLKFSTLMKILAEKQEATELFIEEQQEAAISEAEARLAELQERSKMLRESQGQIEAAQQLSDTELIKESMVIQVPRFKDIPTDVSPNLQDRLNGVTDVLSRVSKLVSEDLEKAVSTAVGQDKDGSPQDKRPVLAVVPSPAAPCHPGGKEGLSAYRCSLTFDPRTANGHLFLSQENRRAEHLTSGPRSVPPHEARFDHTWQVLCFQGFTHGQHYWELEVSKPWAYLGVTYEAIPRKEKGKRCMVGMNELSWSLQLDEHQLSAWHNGRRETLASHSQHSRIGMLLDYEAGTLTYYGDGQTRLHAFHCAFTQELFPACWIGEGVSITLCST; translated from the exons ATGGCGTCATCAGGGAAGCTTCATGTGACGGGACCCAGCGCTCACACAGATGCTGTGCACGAATGTGTCTGTCGGAGTG AATGGACAGCTCTTTCTTCAGAGATGGAGTCTCAGAATCCAAATCTGACCTGCATCATATGCTTTGAGCGTTTCCGAGTCCCTGTGACCATCCCCTGCGGTCACACCTTCTGTCAAAAGTGCATCGCCACGTATTGGGACACCAAGAGCAAGGCTGACATCGGACCTCACTGTCCCATCTGCAAGGAGGAGTTCACCACCAGGCCAACCCTCAAGCGTAATGTGTCCATGTCAGTCCTGACCGAGGCCACGAACAGCACCGGCGCCTCGTGCAGAGAGTCACTCATGAGGGGAGGCGAAGGGGCCAGAGCCATGCTGCTGTGCGATCGCCATAAAAAGCCTCTGGTTTATTACTGCAAGCAGGACAGGATGTCCGTGTGCTGCGAGTGCGGCATCTCCGAGTGCGAGAGCCACGAGAAGGTCATgctggaggcagagagggaaaatCAAGAG ctgcagctgcagaggaagagcaAGGAGGTGGGGAAACTCatggaagagacagaaaaggataTTAAAGACCTGGCTGAGAACATCAGCCAAGCCAAG GTGACTCTTCAGCAGACTTCCACGTGGGTCAATCTCAAGTTCTCCACCCTGATGAAAATCCTGGCAGAGAAGCAGGAGGCCACAGAGCTCTTCATCgaggagcagcaggaagctgcCATCAGCGAGGCGGAGGCACGGCTAGCCGAACTCCAAGAGCGCTCCAAGATGCTCCGAGAGAGCCAGGGACAGATCGAAGCCGCGCAGCAGCTCTCTGACACAGAGCTCATCAAG GAATCAATGGTCATACAAGTCCCACGTTTCAAAGACATTCCCACAGATGTATCTCCAAACCTTCAAGATCGACTAAACGGCGTCACAGATGTCCTGTCTCGAGTCTCCAAGCTGGTGTCGGAGGACCTGGAGAAAGCCGTGAGCACGGCTGTGGGTCAGGACAAAGACG GTTCTCCTCAGGATAAGAGGCCGGTCCTTGCTGTGGTTCCCAGTCCAGCTGCTCCGTGCCACCCTGGTGGGAAGGAGGGCCTCAGTGCTT ACCGATgctctctgacctttgaccctcgCACTGCCAACGGGCACCTCTTCCTGTCCCAGGAGAACCGGAGGGCGGAGCACCTGACCTCTGGGCCGCGCTCCGTCCCACCCCACGAAGCCCGCTTTGATCACACCTGGCAGGTGCTCTGCTTTCAGGGCTTCACCCATGGACAACACTACTGGGAGCTGGAGGTGTCGAAGCCCTGGGCCTACCTCGGG GTAACCTACGAGGCCATCCCCAGGAAGGAGAAGGGCAAGCGGTGCATGGTGGGTATGAATGAACTGTCCTGGAGCCTGCAGCTGGACGAGCATCAGCTCAGCGCCTGGCACAATGGCCGGCGGGAAACCCTAGCGAGCCACTCCCAGCACAGCCGCATCGGCATGCTGCTGGACTACGAAGCGGGGACGCTCACCTACTACGGGGACGGGCAGACCAGGCTCCACGCCTTCCACTGTGCCTTCACCCAGGAGCTGTTCCCCGCCTGCTGGATAGGAGAGGGGGTCAGCATCACCCTCTGCTCCACATGA
- the trim65 gene encoding tripartite motif-containing protein 65 isoform X1 — MASSGKLHVTGPSAHTDAVHECVCRSGKNEHCVFFFFELHRGEWTALSSEMESQNPNLTCIICFERFRVPVTIPCGHTFCQKCIATYWDTKSKADIGPHCPICKEEFTTRPTLKRNVSMSVLTEATNSTGASCRESLMRGGEGARAMLLCDRHKKPLVYYCKQDRMSVCCECGISECESHEKVMLEAERENQELQLQRKSKEVGKLMEETEKDIKDLAENISQAKVTLQQTSTWVNLKFSTLMKILAEKQEATELFIEEQQEAAISEAEARLAELQERSKMLRESQGQIEAAQQLSDTELIKESMVIQVPRFKDIPTDVSPNLQDRLNGVTDVLSRVSKLVSEDLEKAVSTAVGQDKDGSPQDKRPVLAVVPSPAAPCHPGGKEGLSAYRCSLTFDPRTANGHLFLSQENRRAEHLTSGPRSVPPHEARFDHTWQVLCFQGFTHGQHYWELEVSKPWAYLGVTYEAIPRKEKGKRCMVGMNELSWSLQLDEHQLSAWHNGRRETLASHSQHSRIGMLLDYEAGTLTYYGDGQTRLHAFHCAFTQELFPACWIGEGVSITLCST, encoded by the exons ATGGCGTCATCAGGGAAGCTTCATGTGACGGGACCCAGCGCTCACACAGATGCTGTGCACGAATGTGTCTGTCGGAGTGGTAAGAAtgaacattgtgtgtttttcttttttgaattaCATCGAGGCG AATGGACAGCTCTTTCTTCAGAGATGGAGTCTCAGAATCCAAATCTGACCTGCATCATATGCTTTGAGCGTTTCCGAGTCCCTGTGACCATCCCCTGCGGTCACACCTTCTGTCAAAAGTGCATCGCCACGTATTGGGACACCAAGAGCAAGGCTGACATCGGACCTCACTGTCCCATCTGCAAGGAGGAGTTCACCACCAGGCCAACCCTCAAGCGTAATGTGTCCATGTCAGTCCTGACCGAGGCCACGAACAGCACCGGCGCCTCGTGCAGAGAGTCACTCATGAGGGGAGGCGAAGGGGCCAGAGCCATGCTGCTGTGCGATCGCCATAAAAAGCCTCTGGTTTATTACTGCAAGCAGGACAGGATGTCCGTGTGCTGCGAGTGCGGCATCTCCGAGTGCGAGAGCCACGAGAAGGTCATgctggaggcagagagggaaaatCAAGAG ctgcagctgcagaggaagagcaAGGAGGTGGGGAAACTCatggaagagacagaaaaggataTTAAAGACCTGGCTGAGAACATCAGCCAAGCCAAG GTGACTCTTCAGCAGACTTCCACGTGGGTCAATCTCAAGTTCTCCACCCTGATGAAAATCCTGGCAGAGAAGCAGGAGGCCACAGAGCTCTTCATCgaggagcagcaggaagctgcCATCAGCGAGGCGGAGGCACGGCTAGCCGAACTCCAAGAGCGCTCCAAGATGCTCCGAGAGAGCCAGGGACAGATCGAAGCCGCGCAGCAGCTCTCTGACACAGAGCTCATCAAG GAATCAATGGTCATACAAGTCCCACGTTTCAAAGACATTCCCACAGATGTATCTCCAAACCTTCAAGATCGACTAAACGGCGTCACAGATGTCCTGTCTCGAGTCTCCAAGCTGGTGTCGGAGGACCTGGAGAAAGCCGTGAGCACGGCTGTGGGTCAGGACAAAGACG GTTCTCCTCAGGATAAGAGGCCGGTCCTTGCTGTGGTTCCCAGTCCAGCTGCTCCGTGCCACCCTGGTGGGAAGGAGGGCCTCAGTGCTT ACCGATgctctctgacctttgaccctcgCACTGCCAACGGGCACCTCTTCCTGTCCCAGGAGAACCGGAGGGCGGAGCACCTGACCTCTGGGCCGCGCTCCGTCCCACCCCACGAAGCCCGCTTTGATCACACCTGGCAGGTGCTCTGCTTTCAGGGCTTCACCCATGGACAACACTACTGGGAGCTGGAGGTGTCGAAGCCCTGGGCCTACCTCGGG GTAACCTACGAGGCCATCCCCAGGAAGGAGAAGGGCAAGCGGTGCATGGTGGGTATGAATGAACTGTCCTGGAGCCTGCAGCTGGACGAGCATCAGCTCAGCGCCTGGCACAATGGCCGGCGGGAAACCCTAGCGAGCCACTCCCAGCACAGCCGCATCGGCATGCTGCTGGACTACGAAGCGGGGACGCTCACCTACTACGGGGACGGGCAGACCAGGCTCCACGCCTTCCACTGTGCCTTCACCCAGGAGCTGTTCCCCGCCTGCTGGATAGGAGAGGGGGTCAGCATCACCCTCTGCTCCACATGA